A single Tachypleus tridentatus isolate NWPU-2018 chromosome 9, ASM421037v1, whole genome shotgun sequence DNA region contains:
- the LOC143224840 gene encoding uncharacterized protein LOC143224840: MAKIFKYWTLRPFIFEYSFTFIIFLGLCIQEGVSHVGEPCILSVFCRGSNVHCERGICRCKADYPIQVDSHKCKHGKKQGERCEYTEECTYYDDNAYCTQLPYRSTCECHTDYIYDASKGLCVKISETRNESSNLVLPTAVGLSLAFASVVCCCLALVHMCRRQNSEGSGILWFQGNRTSVAQTEEQHNTQLRAVDSLPSYDTVVHVENAPEEPPPSYEEAVKVMPITAVTLSNSDKP, encoded by the exons ATGGCAAAGATATTTAAGTATTGGACATTACGACCATTTATTTTTGAGTACAGTTTCACCTTTATAATTTTCTTAGGACTATGCATTCAAG aGGGAGTAAGTCACGTCGGTGAGCCATGTATTTTGTCTGTGTTTTGTCGAGGAAGTAACGTTCATTGTGAAAGAGGAATTTGTAGATGTAAAGCTGATTATCCAATTCAAGTTGACTCTCACAAGTGTAAACATG GTAAGAAACAAGGTGAGAGATGCGAATACACGGAGGAGTGCACCTATTATGATGACAATGCCTATTGTACACAGCTGCCTTATAGAAGTACATGTGAATGTCACACAGATTATATTTATGATGCTAGTAAAGGGTTATGTGTGAAAA TTTCAGAAACTAGAAATGAAAGCTCAAATCTTGTTCTTCCAACTGCTGTTGGTCTTTCACTCGCATTTGCAAGTGTAGTGTGTTGCTGTTTAGCTCTCGTCCATATGTGTCGCAG ACAAAATTCTGAAGGGAGTGGCATCTTATGGTTTCAAGGTAATAGAACGTCTGTTGCCCAGACAGAAGAACAACATAACACACAGTTACGTGCAGTTGATAGCTTAccttcttatgatacagtggtacATGTTGAG AATGCTCCTGAGGAACCACCACCTTCGTATGAAGAAGCAGTAAAAGTTATGCCAATTACTGCAGTAACACTTTCAAACAGTGATAAACCATGA